One segment of Panicum virgatum strain AP13 chromosome 1K, P.virgatum_v5, whole genome shotgun sequence DNA contains the following:
- the LOC120650060 gene encoding galactan beta-1,4-galactosyltransferase GALS1-like, whose product MKYNARKDAGGGGAPFAIPCVDVKSFVASLAFLTLFLAFWQLQPYGSLLTAARTSASPPCALLATTAAADLTSPNATAGAAADTKQPPADSGTTTATAAAAATNSAPVRLARPARPEDPNKRVLRPYGSAAALFVQMGAYRGGPRTFAVVGLASKPTHVFGTPYFKCEWQPNPSAGDPSPRPVRTKAYKMLPDWGYGRVYTVVVVNCTFPSNPNAGNAGGRLLVHAYYSTASRRYERFVALEEAPGSYDESRFSPPFQYDYLYCGSSLYGNLSSSRMREWVAYHAHFFGPRSHFVLHDAGGVSPEVRAVLDPWVRAGRVTVQDIRAQAEYDGYYYNQFLVVNDCLHRYRHAANWTFFFDVDEYLYLPSGQKLDEVLGKLSGYSQFTIEQNPMSSKLCVEDPSSDYSREWGFEKLVFRNSITKVRRDRKYAIQARNAYSAGVHMSQNVRGRTTHKTESLIRYYHYHNSINVMGEPCREFVPMPVNGCTILFEKAPFMYDDSMKRVTDEIKRFEKETIGSVQT is encoded by the exons ATGAAGTACAACGCGAGGAAggacgcgggcggcggcggcgcgccgttcgcCATCCCGTGCGTCGACGTCAAGTCGTTCGTGGCCTCGCTCGCCTTCCTCACGCTGTTCCTCGCGTTCTGGCAGCTCCAGCCCTACGGCTCATTGCTCACCGCGGctcgcacctccgcctcgcccccctgcgccctcctcgccacaaccgccgccgccgacctcaccTCTCCTAACGCCACGGCCGGCGCAGCCGCAGACACGAAACAACCGCCGGCGGATTCAGGTACCAccacagccaccgccgccgccgcggctactAATTCCGCCCCCGTGCGTctggcgcggccggcgcggccggagGACCCGAACAAGCGGGTGCTCCGGCCGTatggcagcgcggcggcgctgttcgTGCAGATGGGCGCGTACCGGGGCGGGCCGCGGACGTTCGCCGTCGTGGGGCTGGCGTCCAAGCCCACCCACGTGTTCGGCACTCCCTACTTCAAGTGCGAGTGGCAGCCCAACCCCAGCGCCGGCgacccctcgccgcgccccgtcCGGACCAAGGCCTACAAGATGCTCCCGGACTGGGGCTACGGCCGCGTCTacaccgtcgtcgtcgtcaactGCACCTTCCCGTCCAACCCCAACGCCGGGAACGCCGGCGGCAGGTTGCTCGTCCACGCCTACTACTCCACCGCCTCCCGCCGCTACGAGCGCTTCGTCGCGCTCGAGGAGGCGCCGGGCTCCTACGACGAGTCCCGCTTCAGCCCGCCGTTCCAGTACGACTACCTCTACTGCGGCTCGTCGCTGTACGGCaacctcagctccagccggatGCGCGAGTGGGTGGCATACCACGCCCACTTCTTCGGGCCCAGGTCGCACTTCGTGCTccacgacgccggcggcgtcaGCCCGGAGGTGAGGGCGGTGCTGGATCCGTGGGTCAGGGCCGGCCGGGTCACCGTGCAGGACATCCGGGCGCAGGCCGAGTACGACGGGTACTACTACAACCAGTTCCTGGTGGTGAACGATTGCCTGCACCGGTACCGGCACGCCGCCAATTGGACCTTCTTCTTCGACGTCGATGAGTACCTGTACCTGCCCAGTGGGCAGAAGCTCGACGAGGTGCTCGGCAAGCTCTCGGGGTACTCTCAGTTCACCATCGAGCAGAATCCAATGTCCAGCAAGCTCTGCGTGGAGGATCCAAGCAGTGATTACTCAAG AGAATGGGGATTTGAGAAGCTCGTCTTCCGCAACTCCATCACCAAAGTTCGTCGCGATCGCAAGTACGCAATCCAAGCTCGAAACGCCTACTCAGCCGGGGTGCACATGTCGCAGAACGTCCGCGGGAGGACAACCCACAAGACGGAGAGCCTGATCAGATACTACCACTACCACAACTCCATCAACGTCATGGGAGAGCCCTGCCGTGAGTTTGTCCCAATGCCGGTGAACGGCTGCACGATCTTGTTCGAGAAGGCCCCCTTCATGTACGATGATAGCATGAAGCGAGTGACGGACGAGATCAAGCGGTTCGAGAAGGAGACCATTGGATCGGTTCAGACATAG
- the LOC120650062 gene encoding probable L-type lectin-domain containing receptor kinase S.5 — MAGPSPRGRRSMTGLAPPLLLLACVAACSVPAVRAQAVMYTGPDAGSGRKITNFSFPGFERDLLKLSNLTFAGNTSVSQNSLQLTPDSLNDPQKFLVNQAGHIFYSTPFVLWAPNASNATADGRHVASFSTVFKANLYRGANTSVKGEGLAFVVASGKDGGPPPGSYGGYLGLTNASTDGLPANEFAAVELDSVKQSYDPDDNHVGLDVNGVRSSVAVPLAPFGIELAPRDTNATNDGSNYVWIDYNGTTRYVWVYMSPNAVKPATPVLNASLDLSLILRGRKGYFGFSASTGEDYQLNCINMWNMTVEVLQDDSVPNKKMSGWKLGVAIGVPCAAALALGLIAGLYLMKKRRKVGDDPSSVFNNALNLRSIPGVPKEFDFKELRKGTGNFDDKMKLGQGGYGVVYRATLAGDNGQSVEVAVKQFSGANTKGQEDFLAELSIINRLRHRNLVKLVGWCHDNGMLLLVYDYMPNGSLDRHLFGAKDAATLDWRQRHTVVAGVASALNYLHHEFDQTVIHRDIKPSNIMLDSSYHARLGDFGLARALESDKTSYTDKIGVPGTLGYIAPECFHTGRATRESDVFGFGAVILEVVCGRRVSCSNPAGCSQLLEWVWRLHGAGRVLEAVDPRLGGAFDEEEAARLLLLGLACSHPNPRRRPTAQAILQNLQTRSVPPLPVPASKPVFMWPVPLTDGEVEEGEYGEEPPTSMSHSDVTSSSSYYAYASSSGYTTQNYTVTRDAAAERDVSTVTV; from the exons ATGGCGGGGCCTTCGCCCCGTGGCCGCCGCTCCATGACCGGCCTCGCGCcccccctcctcctgctcgcgTGCGTCGCGGCTTGCTCCGTCCCGGCCGTGCGCGCCCAGGCCGTGATGTACACCGGGCCCGACGCCGGCAGCGGCAGGAAGATCACCAACTTCTCCTTCCCCGGGTTCGAGCGTGACCTGCTCAAGCTCTCCAACCTGACGTTCGCGGGCAACACCAGCGTCAGCCAGAACTCGCTGCAGCTCACCCCGGACAGCCTCAACGACCCGCAGAAGTTCCTCGTCAACCAGGCCGGCCACATCTTCTACTCCACGCCGTTCGTGCTCTGGGCGCCCAACGCGTCCAACGCCACCGCGGACGGCCGGCACGTCGCCTCCTTCTCCACGGTCTTCAAGGCCAACCTCTACCGCGGCGCCAACACGAGCGTCAAGGGAGAAGGGCTCGCGTTCGTCGTCGCGTCCGGCAAGGACGGCGGCCCGCCCCCCGGCAGCTACGGCGGCTACCTCGGCCTCACCAACGCGTCCACCGATGGCCTCCCCGCCAACGAGTTCGCCGCCGTGGAGCTCGACTCGGTGAAGCAGTCCTACGACCCGGACGACAACCACGTCGGCCTCGACGTCaacggcgtccgctcctccgtcGCCGTCCCGCTCGCCCCCTTCGGCATCGAGCTCGCGCCCAGAGACACCAACGCCACCAACGACGGCAGCAACTATGTCTGGATCGACTACAACGGCACGACGCGGTACGTTTGGGTGTACATGTCCCCGAACGCCGTCAAGCCGGCCACCCCCGTGCTCAACGCGTCGCTGGACCTCTCCTTGATCCTCCGGGGAAGGAAGGGCTACTTCGGCTTCTCGGCGTCCACCGGCGAGGACTACCAGCTCAACTGCATCAACATGTGGAACATGACGGTGGAGGTTCTCCAGGACGACAGCGTCCCCAACAAGAAAATGTCGGGTTGGAAGCTCGGGGTGGCCATCGgcgtgccgtgcgccgccgcgctggcgcTGGGGCTGATCGCCGGCCTGTACTTGATGAAGAAGCGGAGGAAGGTCGGGGACGACCCGAGCTCGGTGTTCAACAACGCCCTCAACCTGAGGAGCATCCCGGGCGTGCCCAAGGAGTTCGACTTCAAGGAGCTGCGGAAGGGGACCGGCAACTTCGACGACAAGATGAAGCTGGGGCAGGGCGGGTACGGCGTGGTGTACCGCGCCACACTGGCCGGGGACAACGGCCAGAGCGTGGAGGTGGCCGTGAAGCAGTTCTCCGGGGCCAACACCAAGGGACAGGAGGACTTCCTCGCCGAGCTCAGCATCATCAACCGCCTCCGCCATCGGAACCTCGTCAAGCTCGTCG GCTGGTGCCATGACAACggcatgctgctgctggtgtACGACTACATGCCCAACGGCAGCCTGGACCGGCACCTCTTCGGCGCCAAGGACGCGGCGACGCTGGACTGGAGGCAGCGCCAcacggtggtggccggcgtggcgtcggcgcTCAACTACCTCCACCACGAGTTCGACCAGACGGTGATCCACCGCGACATCAAGCCGTCCAACATCATGCTCGACTCCTCGTACCACGCCCGGCTCGGCGACTTCGGCCTGGCGCGCGCGCTCGAGTCCGACAAGACCTCCTACACCGACAAGATCGGCGTGCCGGGCACCCTGGGGTACATCGCGCCCGAGTGCTTCCACACGGGGCGCGCCACCCGCGAGTCGGACGTCTTCGGCTTCGGCGCCGTGATCCTGGAGGTCGTCTGCGGCCGCCGCGTCTCCTGCAGCAACCCGGCCGGGTGCAGCCAGCTGCTGGAGTGGGTGTGGCGGCTCCACGGCGCCGGGCGCGTGCTGGAGGCCGTCGACCCGCGGCTGGGCGGCGCgttcgacgaggaggaggccgcgcggctgctgctgctgggcctgGCGTGCAGCCACCCcaacccgcggcggcggcccacggcGCAGGCCATCCTGCAGAACCTGCAGACGCGCTccgtgccgccgctccccgTGCCCGCGTCCAAGCCGGTCTTCATGTGGCCCGTGCCGCTCAccgacggcgaggtggaggagggggagtaCGGCGAGGAGCCGCCGACGTCCATGTCGCACAGCGACGTCACCAGCTCCTCGTCGTACTACGCCTACGCGTCGTCGTCGGGGTACACCACCCAGAACTACACGGTCACCAGGGACGCCGCGGCGGAGAGAGACGTGTCCACGGTCACGGTTTGA